The DNA region GTCGAGTCCAACGTCTCGCTAGTCTGCATCCGGATCCTTGGTAAACGTCCTGCGCAGCCGGAGGCTGGCTGCGACGAGGTGAGCGCGCATCGCATTCCCCGCTCCATCGCAATCACGGGCGGCGATCGTGTCGGCGATCGCTCGATGTTCCGAAACGGTCCGCTCTTTTGTTTCGGGGATGTAATACGTTCTCGGGTACCAGATCCGCACGATCGACTGGATTGTCGATCCGATGTTTTCGAAGATCGGATTGCTGGCGGCACGGGCGATGGCCAGATGGAATCGTGTATCCGCGTCCATGAAGGTCCCGTGATCCATGGGTTCGGCGCCCATCTCGTCAATGCATCTGCGTAGCTGGCCCGACAGTTCGTCAGTGCAGTTCGCGGCAGCGCGACGGGCACATTCCACTTCGATATGAGCGCGCACGTCGACGAAGTCGTCGAGATTGCCCTCGCTCAGGAGCACGCCCCAGCGGAATGCGCCGGAGAGAAGTTCGGAGGTCGGCTCGCGCACAAACGATCCTTCCCCCGCCCGCGCCTCCAATACGCCGAGAACGACGAGGCTCTTCACCGCCTCGCGGATGGTCGACCGCCCGACGTCGAAGCGGATCGCCAGCTCCTTTTCGGACGGGATCAGGTCGCCGGGTTTCCACACCCGCTTCATGATCAGATCGGTGAGCGCCTTCACGATCTCCTGCGGCAGCGTGGCGCGGCTCACCGGCTTGATGAGCATCGTCGCGTCCGTCGTCGGCGCGTCCTGACCTGACCGTGCTGTCATCGTCAAACCGCCGCAAGCATGCGGGCTTTCGCGTGCCGTTGCCGCATCGAGCTCACGTCCTCAACAACTGGAGCGAGCATAGAGCCTCCTGAAACCGCCTTGACACATCATAATTCATAATATCAGATATTATGAATAACAAGAACTGGGATGAGATGTCCAAGCAGCCTCTGAATTGCGGAGCGCAGCAAGGAGGGCCGATCGGTCAGGTTGGCCTGAGAACGGGCTGCGTCATCGTCTCGGCTATCAGCACCGACCGCCCGGCGTCGGCGCTCAAGTTACGCCGCCATGGACGCTTGAGCGTCGTCGTCACCAAAAGCATTGCACCAACGCTAATCCAGACCCCGCGCGGGTCCCGGCAGGCCCCGCATGTTTGCGGCACGAGGGCCTCCCCGCCGCGGGTGAGATCCCGCGCTGCAGTCGACAGCTCACGCAACCAATGAAGCAATCAAAAAATCTATCGGGAGGAGTCCATGCTCAAGCGACTGCATAAACATGTTTTGGAAGCCAGGTTGGCGCGGCTGGCCGCGCTCGGCGCGGCGCTCATCCCGGCAACCTTCGCAGCAGGATCCGCGCTCGCCCAGACCCGCGCGGAACCGTATCCTGCATGGCCGGAGCCTGTCATCCAGGAGAAGCTCTCCGTCGATGAGGCAAAGGCAATCGTTGCCGAGCGCACCAAGCCGCAGACCGAATGGAAGGGACCGACGAGCGGTCCGAAGGCACCCGCGGGCGATGTCACCATCGCTTATGTGTCGCCGGACCAGTCCTATACGCCGCACGTGCTATGGGGCAAAGGCGTGGAGGAAGGCGCCAAGGCGCTTGGATGGAAGGTCATGACGTTCAACGGCCAGGGCACGGTGAGCGGTACGTTGTCCGCCATGCAGCAGGCCCTCGCCGCGAACCCGACCGCGATCGTCACTCCGGCGGACGCCAATGCGCTGCAGAAACCGATCAAGGATGCAGTCGCCCGGCACATCCCGGTGATCGGCATTCACGCGACCGCTTTCCCGGGCCCCAGCCCCGAACTCGGCCTCTATCACAACATCGTCTCGAACCCGGCCGAGATCGGCCAAACCGAGGCGGCCTACGTGATCGCGATGTCCGCGGGCAAGGCCCACAACATTCACATGGTGGACAACAACTACGCCATCGCCCGCTTCAAGGCCAAGGCGACGACAACACCGATCGCCAACTGTCCGGACTGCAAGATGCTCGAGACCATCAACATGCCGCTCGGCGATGCCTCCGCCCGCATGAACGCGGCGGTGTCCGGCCTCCTCGCCCGCTACGGCGACAGCTGGTGGATGACGACGTGCTGCGACGGCTATTACACCAACGTCGCGGCCGCCCTCAGGGCCGCGGGTGCCTCGACCGACAAGATCAAGCTTGTGGGCGCCGACGCGCCGCCCTCCGCTTACGACATGATCCGCAAAGGTGGTTTCGAGGTGGCAAGCGTTCCCGAGCCGAGCTCCCTGTTCGGATACATGGCAGTCGACGCCGTGGTCCGCGCCATGGCCGGTCAGGAGCCCGCGCACTTCCTGCAGCCTGTGTTCCTGATCGTGAAGGACAACGTGGACAGCGAGGGCGGCAAGAACAACGAGTTCGTGCCGAGCAACAACTTCGCCTGCCACTACGTCAACATCTGGAAGGGCAGCAACACCGCGTGCAAGTGACGGCGGCCGCGGTGGGGACGGAGCGGCACGTATGCCCTCCCCTCCACCGCCCCTCCAGGACATTCTCAGGCTAAGGCACAATGGCAACCGATCCGCAGCCCGCGATTGCGATCCGGGGCGTGACCAAACGTTTTCTGAGCACGCTCGCCCTTGATGGCGTCGACCTGACGATCGGCCGCGGCGAGATCCATGCGCTGGTCGGCGAGAACGGGGCCGGCAAGTCGACGTTGATCAAGATCCTCGCGGGCATCTACCCACCCGACGACGGCGAGATCGTCCTCGATGGCCGCAGTCTCAATCCGCACCTCGAGCCCGTACCGATCGCCTTCGTCCATCAGGACCTCGGTCTCGTGGACGAGCTCAGCATCGGGGAGAACGTGGCGCTGGTGGCCGGCTTTCCGCGGCGCGGCGGGCTGATCTCCTGGAAAGACGTCTGGCAGCAGACCGAGCGCATTTATGCCAGCATGGCGATCGATCCTCCCGATCCCCGGGCGCCCGTCGGATCACTGAGCGCTGCCGGCAAGGCCATCCTCGGCATCGTGCGCGCGCTTTCGCGCGATGCACGGATCGTGGTGCTCGACGAGCCCACCGCATCGCTGCCGGGACCCGACGCATTGCACCTTTTCGAGGTGTTGCGGCGCCTGCGCGCGTCGGGCACGAGCATCCTGTATGTCAGCCACCGGCTCAACGAACTGTTCGGCCTGGTCGACCGCGTCACAGTACTGCGCGATGGCCGGAATGTGAGTTCCAGCCCGATCGAGGGGCTGACCACCGAGACGATCGTGCGCGACATGCTCGGCCGCGACCTGCAGGTCGACCACGTCGCTGCCGCAAGGGCGCGCGAGGCGGTGCCGCTCCTCACCGTCGAAAACCTGTGCGCCGGCAATCAGGGACCGCTGTCGTTCACGGTCGGCAAGGGCGAGATCGTCGGCCTCGTGGGGCTGCGCGGCGCCGGACACGAAGTCATCGGCCGTGCGATCTTCGGAGCCCATCCTCACTCCGCCGGCACGATCCGGCTTGCGACAGATACCATTCCTGCCGATCTGCCGATCAGCGCACGCATCGGCAAGGGCATTGCCTTGCTCGCCGGCAACCGCCTCAGCGAAAGTACGCTTGGCGGCATGTCGGTGCGCGAAAATCTGTTTCCCAACGTTCGGGCCGTATCAGGCGCACTGTTGAGGCCCATCGATACGGGAGCAGAACTGAAGGCCGTGCGGGATCAACTCGAGCGCTTCGACGTTCGCCCGCGCAGCGCCGCCGCGCTGATCGACTGGTTGAGCGGCGGAAACCAGCAGAAGATCTTCGTGGGCCGCTGGCTGGCAACGGGCGCGAAGCTGTTCATCATGGAGGAGCCGACCGCCGGGGTCGACATCGGCGCAAAAGGCATCATCCATCGCACGCTGCGCAACATCGCAGACGATGGCGCGGCTGTACTGGTCGTTTCATCCGACTTCGAGGAAGTCGCCGCCCTTTGCGATCGCGCACTGGTGATGGGACGCGGCAAGATCACGTCCGAATTGACCGGCTCGACGCTGACGCTCGAAGGGCTTCTCACCCGTTCTTCCATGGCGGGCGGTCAGAGCGAGCGGGTGCATTGATGGCAGAGAGGGATATGACGGAGAGCACATTCCAGCACAGCGCGGCGCAGCCTCCGCGCCAGGCAGCGCCCTCAGGCATGCTATCCAATCTGGTGGCCACTTACGGCCTGGTCTTCGTCTTCGCGCTGGTCATGCTGGTGTTCGGCGTGCTGAGGCCTTCGAGCTTCTTCAGCGCCATCAACATCAACACGATCCTGGTCAGCCAGTCGGTGACGGCAATGCTGGCGCTCGCGGAAATGGTGCCGCTCGCCACAAAGCAATTCGACCTGTCGATCGGCTACCACCTTGGCATGGCGCAGGTGCTGGCCGTCGGCTTGCAGGTCAACGAGGGCCTGGGCTGGCCGGAAGCGGCGGCACTGATCCTTCTGCTGTCGATCATGGTCGGTCTCTGCAACGGCCTGCTGGTCAGCGTCTTCCACATCGACTCCTTCATCGCAACGATGGGAACGGGAACGCTGCTGTTTGGCGTGACCAACTGGTATTCCAACGGCGAGCAGATCAGCGGCTTGAATCTTTCGGTCACCTTCACCGACCTCACGCAGATCGTCGATGGCATCCCGTTGCCGGCGGTCTATGTCGCAATCATCTCCATCGCGCTGTGGATCGTGACCGAATACCTTCCGATCGGCCGCAATCTCTACGTGATCGGAGCCAACGTCCGGGCGGCCGAACTCACGGGCATCAACATTCGTCGCCACATCATCGGCGCCTTTGTCGTATCTGGCCTGCTCAGCGGCTTCGCCGGCATCGTGCTCGGCAGCATTCTGCAAACGGGGACCCCGAGCGTCGGCCCCGAATACCTGCTGCCTGCGTTTGCGGCGACGTTGCTCGGCGCGACCTCGATCAAGCTCGGACGCGTCAACGTGATCGGAACGCTGCTGTCGGTGCTGTTGCTGGCCTTTTCCTTCTCGGGAGTCCAGCAGCTCGGAGCGCCGTTCTATATCCAGTACTTCTTCAACGGCGGAATTCTCATCGTGGCGGTAGGCCTCTCGGTCTACGCCACGCGACGGCGTCAACGCGCCGCCACGACCACCCGTTCGCCCAACAACAAGACCTGACAACAGGACCTGACAAGGAGGACGCCCATGGATCCATTCGAGGTCTACGACAAGCGCTTCGCGCAGTACACGATACCAATCGTTTTCCTGGAGAAGCTGCATACCGGCCTGCGCTGGGCCGAAGGACCGGTCTATTTCGCCGACCAGCGCAGCCTCCTGTTCAGCGACCTGCCGAGCAACCGGATGCTGCGTTACGATGAGGAGACCGGGCAGGTCTCGGTGTTCCGCAGCGATTCCAACTTTTCCAACGGCAACACCCGCGACCGCGAAGGACGGCTGGTCACCTGCGAGCATCGCGGACGTCGGGTGACGCGGACCGAATATGACGGCACCATCACGGTGCTGGCCGATCGTTACGAAGGCAAGCGGCTCAACTCGCCCAACGATATCGTGGTGAAGTCGGATGGCACCGTATGGTTCACCGATCCCACCTACGGCATCAGCGCCGAGTATGAGGGCAGCAAAGCCGAAAGCGAGATCGGCAGTTGCAACGTCTATCGCTTCGATCCGCGCGACGGGAGCTTGCGTATCGTCGTCGACGATTTCAAGCGACCCAACGGACTTGCATTCTCGCCGGACGAGAAGATTCTCTATGTTGCGGATTCCGGCTTCTGGCCCAATCCCGACTGGCCTCATCACATCCGGGCCTTCGACGTGGCAGGTGACGGGCAACTACGCAACAGCCGCGTTCTCGCCGAAATCGCCCCCGGCATCCCGGATGGGTTCCGCGTCGACGTCGACGGGAACGTGTGGACCAGTTCCGGCGATGGCGTGCGTTGCGTCACGGCGGGCGGAGATATCATCGGCCGGATTCCCGTGCCGGAGAAGTGCGCCAACGTGTGCTTCGGCGGACCGAAGCGCAATCGCCTCTATATCTGCGGCCACACCTCACTCTACGCGATCCATGTGAACACCCGCGGCGCGCAGACGCCCTGAGCGCCTCCGCGTTACAATCAGGATAAATTCATGACACGGATTGCATTGATCGGGGCCGGCGTCGTCGGCTCCTCATGGTCGCTCGTCTTCGCAAGAGCCGGCTTCGAGGTCGTCGTCTACGACGCCGATTCCAACTCTGCTGCGCGCGTACCGGACTTCGTGCGGACGGCAGCGGCCGGCCTCGAGGCGCTTGGCCTCACTCTGCCCGATCCTGCCGAGACGATCGCCGCGCGGGTCAGGTCGACGAAGAGTATCGAGGAAGCGCTCGCTGGCGTGGACTACGTTCAGGAAAGCGTGCCCGAGCGGCTTCCGATCAAGATCGAGCTCTACAAGACGCTCGACGCGCTGGCCGGGCCACAGGTTGTTCTCGCGAGCTCCACGTCCGGTCTCCCCGCCTCCGCTTTCACCGAGACGATGGCAACGCGCGAGCGTTGCCTCGTCGTCCATCCGATCAATCCGCCCCACCTCATCCCACTGGTGGAGATCGTGCCGTCGCCCTGGACGAAACCCGATGTCGTGGAGCGCGCCCGAACGCTGATGCTGCGCATCGGCCAGTCCCCGATCCAGCTCAGGCGCGAGATCAGCGGCTTCGTGGTCAACCGCCTGCAGAGCGCGCTGCTCGGCGAAGCCTTCCGTTTGGTGGAAGACGGTATCGTGAACGCGGAAGAGGTCGACCGCGCCATTGCCGACGGCCTCGGCTTGCGCTGGAGCTTTATGGGTCCATTCCAGACCATCGATCTCAACGCCAAGACCGGCATCGCGGAATATTGCCGCAACCTGGGTCCGATGTATCACGGCCTTGCCAAGGAACAGGCGGATCCACGGCCCTGGTCCGACGCGCTGGTCGCAACGATCGAAGACACGCTGCGCAAGCAGACGTCAGCCGAGGACATTCCAGCGAAGCAGCGATGGCGCGACAATTTCCTCGCCAAACTGGTCGACTTCAAGAGCCGCTTGACCGTTGCAGCGGCCGGATCGTCCGACGCTTCGTGAGGCGCACGCTTCGCTGATTTCCCATACGCTTCAGGCACAACCGAGGCCGGCGCGACGAGCCTCGTCTTCATCGAACAGCAGTCTGGCCCGCCATCTGCTGAATGTTGATGACGACGAACTCGGCCAGCTTGAACGCTGCAAGTCCGACCTGCACATTCACCACGCCGCGATCGACGTCGTCCTGTGTCGTGACCGTGCGGTCGCATTTGACAAAGTAAGCATCGCTCGGTGACGCGCCCTGGAAGGCGCCCTGCCGAAACAGGATTTGCATGAGCGCGCCGACGTTGAGCCGGATCTGAGCCCACAGCGGCTCATCGTTGGGCTCGAACACGACCCATTGCAAACCCCGATAGAGGCTCTCCTCGATGAACAATGCGGTGCGCCGGACGGGGATATATTTGTAGTCGTCGGCGAGCTGATCGGCGCCGCGCAGCGTGCGGGCTCCCCACACCACGTACCCCGCGGTCGGAAAGAAACGCAGGCAATTGAGCCCGAGCTGATTCAACTGACCGTTCTCCGCGTCGGTCACGACCGTCGTCAATTGGGAAGCGCCGTTGAGCGTGGCATCGAGGCCCGCAGGCGCCTTCCAGACTCCCCGTGCCGCATCGGTCCGCGCGAAGACGCCGGCGATCGCGCCACTCGGCGCGAAGTCCTCGACCTCATCGTTGTGCAGCGGATTGGGCATCCTGGCTTTTTCGAGCGCATAGAGACCTTACTTGGCGGCCTGTGCCTGGGCCGGGTTGAAGCTGTCCTTCAAGGTCAGCGGCAGGCCATCGGAGGCTGCCATCGCGGTCTTTGCCGCAGCAAGCGCCTGCCGGGCGTTGTCGATGTCTGCCTGCACCGGCGGGGTGCCCGCATTGGCTGCGGCGAGCTGCTTTTCGCCCTTGGTGACGTCGTCATCGGCGGCAGCGACAACGGGCAACGGGTTGGGAGGCCAGGCGCCACGCCAGCGCACCAGTCGAGATTGCGCCTGCACGCGACCGCCCGTGATCGCATGAACGCCATCAGGTATTTCCTGAATGAAAACGCCGGGAGAGCTGACGTGATCAGGCATCGGACGCCGTCCACCTGTCGACCTGACCTCCGGCGTCTAACGCCGCATCGTCCCCTTTGTGCAACCGGAATATGTCTGCTCACAATCCGACTTGCACTGTTTCAATGTTTCTCCGGTCAATTGGCCATGTGCCGCGAATTCGTTGCAGTGGCGTTTGCACACACAAGAACCGTTAGACACGCGGTTCGTTGTACCCTGATCATAAGGCCTGGTTACCGATGTCGCGTTACCGGGAAACGTCGCCCCGAACGAAACGAGGAGCACGAACACGACAATCATCGCCCTGATCATTTCTTCACTCCGAAATGGATGTCGATGAAAGTCTGCCCGACCTCGAACGTAATCGTCAAGGTACGATTACAATCTACAGCTGCGTCAGCCACTGCGCCTGCCTTTTCACCCAGCGAGTTGCTTCAGCGTACTACTGCCGACCACAAACGTTTGGGGGCCTCCAACTTTTAGCGATTCCGGGGCTCCAACCGGCCCATGGGAAAAATTCGCGTATCCGCACGGGACCGATCCGACGCCGGGTCATCCAGATCGAAACACTTGAAGTACGGCTGACAGAGCAAGCAAAGGACTTGCGCGAACGCGCTTCGGCGCTTCCTGCCGGTGTCGAGAGACAGGCCCTCCTTCGACTGGCGCGGCAAGCCGATGCTGGCGCGCAAATGACTAAGTGGCTGACCGCAGAGCGGGATTGAGATTGGCGAACTGGCTGCGGCGCCCCTGTCTTAGGGCATGCCGATCACTCGAGGGGGTATCAGGTTCCCGTCAGCTTCAGTGCATATCCCTTTCCGAAGAATCATCGATTCCCTGCGGATGGTATGCTGCAGAGCTGAAAGAATTCGCGCTGGTCGGACGGCGACGATCTCGCATTGTTGACGCTGTGCGAGCAGCCAAATTCCACCTCTTCGAGATTGCGCGAGCGCTCGATCGAACCGAAGCTGCGGCGACCCTTCGCTTGGCGTCATTGATCAGCCGGCTGGCTAGCGCGGGGTTGTTGCTTCCGCCCGAACAATTGCATCATCAAGACCGCCCGCCCGCACTCTTCGGGCTTCGGCGAGGCAGCCTTCGCTCACTTTACTCCGATGGAGGTCTGCTGGCTTGCCAAGCCGTAGCTCGCGACGCGAGCGAAGGCTGGTGGGGGAAGAAGGAGTAGAATAGTAAAACAAATCCAAGGCCTTAGTTCAAAGGTGCGGGCGACAAATACATATTGATTTCTCAATGTTAATTTGCTCGCTCCCCGTACCGACGATTACGAGTTGTGGATTGCGGTAGTAACTCCGGATGCCCTCGCGAATCACGGGTATCTTCCTCCCCTCACTCGCAAAGGGGGAATCAATGACCACATCTAAGCGCGACGCGTCCAAAGCATCGAAATTGCTCCGCACGAGCAAGAGCCCGACCGTCAAATCCGTAGCCGGATCGGATCTGGCTCAAGCGAAGCACAAGCCGAAAAAGAAACCAAGCAAATGACAACAACTCATCGAATCATCTGCGCGGCCTGCAGAGTAGACTTGAACGGACCAGAGGATCCGAGCCCCGCCGATATCTGCTCATGTCCGCAATGCGGCGTCAGCGACACCTACGCCAATATAATCGAAGAAGTAAAAGCGTATGCAACGGAGCATGTTGCTCGAGGTCTTCAGTCGCAGATGAAAGATATCGTGGCCGGTTCCAAGTCGATGACCTACAAACCAGGGCACATCGAAACTCGAAACTATCGTTTCGTCCTGTCGGAGTGATGCTCTTATGGCAAGCGACAATAGTGAGACCGAAAAGCTGCGGAAGGAATTTGAGACTTACAAGCGCGAGGTGGAGAAAGCGTTCGTCAATCTCACGAAGCGAATTGAGACGCTGGAACGACGAGACCAGTTCAAAGGCCGATAGCGGAGCGCGACGATCCAATCCCGGCGGCGCGAGCGTGTGCCGCCGGAGTTATGTTATCGGCTTTTCCGTGGATACACGTCATGTCGAAAACCAAAATCGAGGAAAAGTACTGGGGTAAATACATCCCCATCGTTCTGTATTGGGATGACGTCTCCGATATTTTCGAGCTTCTACAGGCGAACACCAAGAACGTCGAACTAGAGACAACGACCTACAAGTTCGGGACCTTGGCGGCGGCCAAGGAGCATTTTGGCGAGGCGCCGCAGTTTGACGTAAAGCTTACGTCGACATCACCATATTGCTCAATCGAACCTGGAAGGCTGTACGTAGGATCAGGACCAACGTCCGCCGTTTTATTTTTGGGTATTGATCGCATCCTCAAGGACAGCCAGCGACGACCGCGCTGGCTTTACAACGCTTGGATCGTCGTTCCTCTTTTGACGATCATGGGCTTCGCAGGTTTTGCTCCGTTCGACGAAACCCTGAAGGTCGTCGTACTGGCCGTGCAACTCACACTCTTGCTGGCATACGCCTGTGCAACGTATATTTCCATCCGACGCTGCATTGTCGTGCACCCACAGCGGAGAGCAGATGTTCGCGGATTCTTCCAACGGAATAAGGATCAGCTCCTGATGTATGCCATAACGGGCGTGATTGGCGCTCTTGTAGGATTCGGCATCAGCCAGATCAAAGATCGATACTTCCCGGCTATCACCCAGTCGATGAAGCCCTAGCGCCCCGACTTCACACCGCCAAACAACGCATCGAAAAGTTGCGGTGAGAGTGGCCGGCTGCTGACCGCGGGTTTGTTGGGATCCTGTACTCTCTCCGCGCATTCCTTCAAAAACGCTTCATCGAGCGCGCGGATCACGTCTAGTTCGAACGGCCGCACCGGCTCACGTCGCATTAGTGACCAGGCTTCAATTTCCCCGTAACTGATCGGCGCTGGTCCCATCCCGCCGCCACGAGTGCGGTTGAGGTCCAGAAAGATGCCCCAAACGCGTCGGCCGGCCACAGGAATCTCAGGACCGTCTTTGGCGGCCATTGATGGCCAGCCCCTCCCCGGTGCTGCGTCGCGCATCCTGACCTCGTCGCTCGAATGGTTGTGGGACAGATACAGAGAATCCGGAGAGTGGGCTGCGCTTGCCCAGTCGACGAGACGGCAGCGTGAAAACATCATGCTGCATGTTCTCAAAGAAAACGGGACGAAGGCTTATGCAGCGCTTCGCAACGATCACATCGTAGCCGGCTTAGACCGCCGATCGAAGACGCCCTCTGCGGCGCGCAATTTTCTCGACACGATGAAGGGCCTTTTCGGCTGGGCACTCAAGCGTAAGCACGTCAAAATTGATCCCACGATCGGTGTCGATCCGCCCAAAAGGAAGAAGGGCCTCGGATTTCCGAAATGGACTCGCGAGGACGTGGCTGCCTATCAACGGAAGTTTCCGCTCGGTACGCGGCAGCGCGTCTGGCTCGACGTCATCTTATTCATGGGTCCACGGCGTGGCGATGCCGCCAGAATTGGGCGGCAGCACGAAAGGGAGATCGGTGGCATCCGAGTGATTCAGTGGCAGACCGAGAAGAGTGGAGAAACGATCACGGTGACGCTTCCGATTTTGGACGTCCTGCAGCGAACGCTCGACGCCGGTCCCATCGGAGATCTGACATGGGCATGCGGTGCGCGGGGCCTGCCCTTCACAAAGGAGAGCTTTGGCAACGCATTTTCGGAAGCCGCGCGACAGGCCGGGGTCCAGAAGAGCGCGCATGGCGTCCGCAAGATTGCTGCGACGATCGCAGCCGAGAACGGTGCGACCGCTCACCAGCTCATGGCGATTTTCGGATGGACGAATATCCGCCAGGCGGAGGTCTATACCCGCGAGGCAGAGCGCGCGAAACTGGCTGCGCAAGGTATCAACACGTTGGACGAAAGCCGAACGTCTATTCCCGCACCTTCGTCTCAGGTGCGGGCCGCAGGCGAGATTTCATAATAAAATCAATATCGGATTTGAAGGCTGGTGGGGGAAGAAGGACTCGAACCTTCGAAGTCATAAGACGGCTGATTTACAGTCAGCTCCCTTTGCCACTCGGGACACTCCCCCGTTCCAACAGCGCCCAACCGGCCGTGCGAGTGGCAGCGGACCGGGTCATCTAGATGACGCTGGTAACCCTGCGGGGCCGAAGCGGCCGCGCGGTCGGGCGCGTTTATGGGCGAAGCCGGTCCCCAAAGTCAACCAAGCAGGCCGGCTATTTGCCGGTTAAATTGCCATTCTGCGATATCAGTGACACAAGCTTCAGATGAGCGATCGCGACCGCAAACCCAATTTCCGAAGCAAGGGCGGTAAACCCTTCCAAAAAGGGCCGAAATCCGGCCGTCCGCCGGCCTGGCGGGACCGCGAGCATGGTTCCGACGGACCCGTGATTCTCTATGGCTGGCACACGGTCGCGGCCGCACTTGCCAACCCACATCGCGAGATCCGCAAGCTCTATCTGACCGAGAACGCGGCCCGGCGGCTCGCCGAGGA from Bradyrhizobium genosp. L includes:
- a CDS encoding FadR/GntR family transcriptional regulator is translated as MLIKPVSRATLPQEIVKALTDLIMKRVWKPGDLIPSEKELAIRFDVGRSTIREAVKSLVVLGVLEARAGEGSFVREPTSELLSGAFRWGVLLSEGNLDDFVDVRAHIEVECARRAAANCTDELSGQLRRCIDEMGAEPMDHGTFMDADTRFHLAIARAASNPIFENIGSTIQSIVRIWYPRTYYIPETKERTVSEHRAIADTIAARDCDGAGNAMRAHLVAASLRLRRTFTKDPDAD
- a CDS encoding substrate-binding domain-containing protein, with product MLKRLHKHVLEARLARLAALGAALIPATFAAGSALAQTRAEPYPAWPEPVIQEKLSVDEAKAIVAERTKPQTEWKGPTSGPKAPAGDVTIAYVSPDQSYTPHVLWGKGVEEGAKALGWKVMTFNGQGTVSGTLSAMQQALAANPTAIVTPADANALQKPIKDAVARHIPVIGIHATAFPGPSPELGLYHNIVSNPAEIGQTEAAYVIAMSAGKAHNIHMVDNNYAIARFKAKATTTPIANCPDCKMLETINMPLGDASARMNAAVSGLLARYGDSWWMTTCCDGYYTNVAAALRAAGASTDKIKLVGADAPPSAYDMIRKGGFEVASVPEPSSLFGYMAVDAVVRAMAGQEPAHFLQPVFLIVKDNVDSEGGKNNEFVPSNNFACHYVNIWKGSNTACK
- a CDS encoding sugar ABC transporter ATP-binding protein; its protein translation is MATDPQPAIAIRGVTKRFLSTLALDGVDLTIGRGEIHALVGENGAGKSTLIKILAGIYPPDDGEIVLDGRSLNPHLEPVPIAFVHQDLGLVDELSIGENVALVAGFPRRGGLISWKDVWQQTERIYASMAIDPPDPRAPVGSLSAAGKAILGIVRALSRDARIVVLDEPTASLPGPDALHLFEVLRRLRASGTSILYVSHRLNELFGLVDRVTVLRDGRNVSSSPIEGLTTETIVRDMLGRDLQVDHVAAARAREAVPLLTVENLCAGNQGPLSFTVGKGEIVGLVGLRGAGHEVIGRAIFGAHPHSAGTIRLATDTIPADLPISARIGKGIALLAGNRLSESTLGGMSVRENLFPNVRAVSGALLRPIDTGAELKAVRDQLERFDVRPRSAAALIDWLSGGNQQKIFVGRWLATGAKLFIMEEPTAGVDIGAKGIIHRTLRNIADDGAAVLVVSSDFEEVAALCDRALVMGRGKITSELTGSTLTLEGLLTRSSMAGGQSERVH
- a CDS encoding ABC transporter permease; this translates as MTESTFQHSAAQPPRQAAPSGMLSNLVATYGLVFVFALVMLVFGVLRPSSFFSAININTILVSQSVTAMLALAEMVPLATKQFDLSIGYHLGMAQVLAVGLQVNEGLGWPEAAALILLLSIMVGLCNGLLVSVFHIDSFIATMGTGTLLFGVTNWYSNGEQISGLNLSVTFTDLTQIVDGIPLPAVYVAIISIALWIVTEYLPIGRNLYVIGANVRAAELTGINIRRHIIGAFVVSGLLSGFAGIVLGSILQTGTPSVGPEYLLPAFAATLLGATSIKLGRVNVIGTLLSVLLLAFSFSGVQQLGAPFYIQYFFNGGILIVAVGLSVYATRRRQRAATTTRSPNNKT
- a CDS encoding SMP-30/gluconolactonase/LRE family protein → MDPFEVYDKRFAQYTIPIVFLEKLHTGLRWAEGPVYFADQRSLLFSDLPSNRMLRYDEETGQVSVFRSDSNFSNGNTRDREGRLVTCEHRGRRVTRTEYDGTITVLADRYEGKRLNSPNDIVVKSDGTVWFTDPTYGISAEYEGSKAESEIGSCNVYRFDPRDGSLRIVVDDFKRPNGLAFSPDEKILYVADSGFWPNPDWPHHIRAFDVAGDGQLRNSRVLAEIAPGIPDGFRVDVDGNVWTSSGDGVRCVTAGGDIIGRIPVPEKCANVCFGGPKRNRLYICGHTSLYAIHVNTRGAQTP
- a CDS encoding 3-hydroxyacyl-CoA dehydrogenase encodes the protein MTRIALIGAGVVGSSWSLVFARAGFEVVVYDADSNSAARVPDFVRTAAAGLEALGLTLPDPAETIAARVRSTKSIEEALAGVDYVQESVPERLPIKIELYKTLDALAGPQVVLASSTSGLPASAFTETMATRERCLVVHPINPPHLIPLVEIVPSPWTKPDVVERARTLMLRIGQSPIQLRREISGFVVNRLQSALLGEAFRLVEDGIVNAEEVDRAIADGLGLRWSFMGPFQTIDLNAKTGIAEYCRNLGPMYHGLAKEQADPRPWSDALVATIEDTLRKQTSAEDIPAKQRWRDNFLAKLVDFKSRLTVAAAGSSDAS
- a CDS encoding phage tail sheath family protein → MPNPLHNDEVEDFAPSGAIAGVFARTDAARGVWKAPAGLDATLNGASQLTTVVTDAENGQLNQLGLNCLRFFPTAGYVVWGARTLRGADQLADDYKYIPVRRTALFIEESLYRGLQWVVFEPNDEPLWAQIRLNVGALMQILFRQGAFQGASPSDAYFVKCDRTVTTQDDVDRGVVNVQVGLAAFKLAEFVVINIQQMAGQTAVR
- a CDS encoding phage tail assembly chaperone, which gives rise to MAAKDGPEIPVAGRRVWGIFLDLNRTRGGGMGPAPISYGEIEAWSLMRREPVRPFELDVIRALDEAFLKECAERVQDPNKPAVSSRPLSPQLFDALFGGVKSGR
- a CDS encoding tyrosine-type recombinase/integrase, with the protein product MAAIDGQPLPGAASRILTSSLEWLWDRYRESGEWAALAQSTRRQRENIMLHVLKENGTKAYAALRNDHIVAGLDRRSKTPSAARNFLDTMKGLFGWALKRKHVKIDPTIGVDPPKRKKGLGFPKWTREDVAAYQRKFPLGTRQRVWLDVILFMGPRRGDAARIGRQHEREIGGIRVIQWQTEKSGETITVTLPILDVLQRTLDAGPIGDLTWACGARGLPFTKESFGNAFSEAARQAGVQKSAHGVRKIAATIAAENGATAHQLMAIFGWTNIRQAEVYTREAERAKLAAQGINTLDESRTSIPAPSSQVRAAGEIS